The Patescibacteria group bacterium DNA window ATTAGCTATTTTTTTTGCTATCTCTTGCTTTGTTCTTGCTGTTTTGTTAATTTTTGCCGCCGCTGTGAAGGGAGCATCAAGTTGGATTAATTTAGGCCTTTTCTCGGTGGAACCGTCTGACCCTATGAAGCTGCTCCTTATTATGATTTTGGCCAAATATTTTTCTCGTCGCCATATTGAGATTGCAAATATTAAACATATTATTATATCTGGTATTTACGCTTTTGTTCCGTTTGTTCTGATTCTTTTTCAGCCGGATTTTGGTTCGGCAATTATAATTTTCTTTATTTGGCTAGGGATGATTCTTGCTTCCGGGGTTTCAAAAAAACATCTTTTTTTGGTTTTTTTTACCGCTACTATTACTTTTGCCACTTTTTGGATGTTTATTTTTGCTCCTTATCAGAAGGCGAGGATAAAGTCATTTATAGATCCGTTGGCCGATATCCAAGGGTCAGGATATAATGCTTATCAGTCTATGATTGCCGTCGGTTCCGGGCAGTTGTTTGGCAAGGGAATTGGCTTTGGCACGCAGAGCCGATTGTCATTTTTGCCTGAGCATCAGACGGATTTTATTTTTGCCGCCTTTGCTGAAGAATGGGGTTTTATAGGGGTGACTATTTTGTTCTTATTTTTTGGAATTGCCGTATGGAGAATTTTAAAGAATGCCATGCTTGGCGCCTCTAATTTTGAGAGTCTTTTTGGAATTGGTTTTGCTATATTTTTAATAAGCCATTTTGTTGTTCATATAGGTATGAACATAGGTCTTTTGCCTATAACCGGCACCACTATCCCTTTTTTAAGTTATGGCGGGTCGCATATGTTTACTGTATTTGCCGGTCTTGGCGTTCTTATGGGGATGAGGCGTTATGGCCGGGTCACCCACCATGAGGATACGTATAGAGAGTTTTTAGGGCTATGATTTTTTAAGTGCTGAAGGTGTTATACATCAAGAAGTTGTGTTTAATTGAACGGATTGTGGATAACTATATTTTAATTTTATATTTTAATATATAATTAAAATATTATGGATTCGTCTTTTACTTTTTTGAAAAAGGTTAGACAATTTGTCAGACATACAATAGATGCGAATGAAATGAGAAAGTTGGCTTTTTTAATAAGTGCCGGCTTTTTTATTTCATTAGCCTTATTTGTCCAGGGTGTAAATGCGGATATAACGACGAGTTTATTAGGTTATTGGAAATTTGATGAGACGACAGGGGTAACTGCTGTTGATAATAGTGGCGGCGGGAATACGGGGACATTATTAAATTCTCCGGTATGGACGACCGGCAAGGTGTCGGGAGGGCTTTCTTTTGATGGAGTGGACGATGCTGTTCAAATAGCTGATGGAGGCGCCTTCAATTTTGGATCCGGTGATTTTACTGTGTCAGCATGGTTTAAGACGTCATCAATCCAAACTAAAAATATCATTTCAAAATACATTGGTTCAGGCAGATACGCATTCAATCTCCAGGTTGGCGGCAGCGGTTTGATATCATTTATGTCGTCAGACGGAGCTTCAAAACAAATAGGGGCGGCGGATACTCCTTATGAGGACGGAGCTTGGCATCATATTGTCGGCGTTAAGGACTCTGCTCAATTGACTTTATATATTGATAATGTACTTAAAGGCAGTACCCCTTTTGGCGGCACCGTTGAAAATTCTAATTATAAAACATATATAGGGGCCAGAGGTTACAATAATTTACCGCAGGATAATTATTTCCCCGGATTATTGGATGATGTTCGCATATATAATCGCGCTTTGACTCAATCAGATGTGGCGACGTTGTATGACTTCGGCGGTTATCAATGCAATGACGATACGGACAATGATTTAGACGGGTTAACGGATTATCCAGATGATTTAGGATGTTCATCTTACCAAGACGATAATGAAGTTAATTCAGTGTCGCCATCGGGCGACACTACCCCTCCTGTAATCTCAAGTATTCAAGCTGTAAACATTTTTCCAACAACGGCAGATATAACATTCACAACCGATGACTTGGCTCATACTGAAATAAATTACGCCGCAGATTCATATTACACATCAAATTCAACTTACAACAATACAGATGTAGATTGGAATAAAGTAACGGCGCATTCCATGACTTTAACAGGCCTTACTCCAAATACCGTTTACCATTATCAAATAAAATCTCAGAATAATTCCTCTTTAACCACTACCACATATACGGATTATATATTTACAACTTTATCAGATAACACAGCGTCGCCGGTTATACCAGCCGACCCTTCAAAACAGACAGTTGCGCCAGGTACGCCCCTGCCTATTATTCCGGGAGGAAAAGGTTTTGGGATAAACACTTATGCCGGAAGCGGCAGGAATCTTGCTGTCCCAAGTACTTCTGTCTATAAAGTGACAACTCTTAATCCTTCCGGCGCAGGATCACTGAAGGAGTGTGTGGATGCGACAGGGCCAAGGGTGTGCGTTTTTGAAATATCGGGAGTGATAGACATCTCAAGCCTCGGGGCGTGGGGGTTAAGAGTTAAAAATCCATATATAACGATAGCGGGGCAGACTGCGCCGTCGCCGGGAATAATGCTAAGAGGCGCACCTTTTATAATAGAGAC harbors:
- the rodA gene encoding rod shape-determining protein RodA, giving the protein MKAIYKNHIDWILFLAILPILGVGLVTMKSFGGAESDYFFTRQLIWICVSFIVFFTFSFVDWRFLRNGKLLAIFFAISCFVLAVLLIFAAAVKGASSWINLGLFSVEPSDPMKLLLIMILAKYFSRRHIEIANIKHIIISGIYAFVPFVLILFQPDFGSAIIIFFIWLGMILASGVSKKHLFLVFFTATITFATFWMFIFAPYQKARIKSFIDPLADIQGSGYNAYQSMIAVGSGQLFGKGIGFGTQSRLSFLPEHQTDFIFAAFAEEWGFIGVTILFLFFGIAVWRILKNAMLGASNFESLFGIGFAIFLISHFVVHIGMNIGLLPITGTTIPFLSYGGSHMFTVFAGLGVLMGMRRYGRVTHHEDTYREFLGL